In one Pseudodesulfovibrio tunisiensis genomic region, the following are encoded:
- a CDS encoding tripartite tricarboxylate transporter permease yields the protein MEHILQAFMHLADPTVFLFLVGGVAVGLTVGSFPGLNDSITLAVLVPITFSMSPDYAFPLLVGIYCAACYGGSIPAILLKIPGTASSIVTALDGHEMAKNGRANEALGISTTSSVFGGIVSSIVLLFFAPVLASYALKFGPPEYFALALLGLSTVAGMSGGNMVKSLIVCVIGLLISTVGISPLTGFPRFTFDSPNLFDGVPFIPMLIGLFGVTSVLELAETIGRERLSSAPKRESVPVSGRVLPSLKMVKRLMPTWLTSSAIGNVIGIIPGAGMLMAIYLAYDQAGRRNKDKKFGTGVPEGVAAPEAANNAVVASSMVPLLSLGVPGNSTSALFLGALLIQGLRPGPSLFTETPDIAYLIVVSFLVANIVMGPMGIFLGRSLSKLIFKLPKELLGAMISILCLTGSYAVGNSVFCVWVALAFGVLGYLFNKFNLPHSPLILAIVLGAMMERGLYQSLVLSDGSYSIFVERPISLILLIGTVMFILTPLFKAIIKRRKQAAGA from the coding sequence ATGGAACACATACTTCAAGCATTCATGCATCTTGCCGACCCGACAGTCTTTCTGTTTCTGGTCGGGGGCGTGGCCGTGGGCCTGACCGTCGGCTCCTTTCCGGGTCTGAACGACAGCATTACGCTGGCCGTGCTCGTGCCCATCACCTTTTCCATGAGCCCGGACTACGCGTTTCCCCTGCTCGTGGGCATCTACTGCGCGGCCTGCTACGGCGGGTCCATTCCGGCCATTCTCCTGAAAATACCGGGCACGGCGTCCTCCATTGTCACGGCTCTGGACGGCCATGAAATGGCAAAAAACGGACGCGCAAACGAGGCTCTCGGCATTTCCACCACCAGTTCGGTGTTCGGCGGCATTGTCAGCTCCATCGTGCTGCTGTTCTTTGCCCCGGTGCTGGCCTCCTATGCCCTGAAGTTCGGTCCGCCCGAATATTTCGCACTGGCCCTGCTCGGCCTGTCCACCGTGGCAGGCATGTCCGGCGGCAACATGGTCAAGAGCCTGATCGTGTGCGTCATCGGCCTGCTCATCTCCACCGTGGGCATCAGCCCGCTCACCGGATTTCCCCGGTTCACCTTCGACTCGCCCAACCTGTTCGACGGCGTGCCGTTCATCCCCATGCTCATCGGCCTGTTCGGCGTAACCAGCGTGCTGGAGCTGGCCGAGACCATCGGTCGCGAACGGCTGTCCAGCGCACCCAAGCGCGAAAGCGTGCCGGTCTCCGGACGCGTTCTGCCATCCCTGAAGATGGTGAAACGTCTCATGCCCACATGGCTGACCAGTTCGGCCATCGGCAACGTGATCGGCATCATCCCGGGCGCAGGCATGCTCATGGCCATCTATCTGGCCTATGATCAGGCCGGACGCCGCAACAAGGACAAGAAGTTCGGCACGGGCGTGCCCGAGGGCGTGGCCGCTCCCGAGGCCGCGAACAACGCGGTGGTTGCCAGCTCCATGGTGCCCCTGCTCTCGCTGGGCGTGCCCGGCAACTCCACGTCCGCCCTGTTCCTCGGCGCGCTCCTGATTCAGGGCCTGCGCCCCGGGCCGTCCCTGTTCACCGAAACCCCGGACATCGCCTACCTCATCGTGGTGAGCTTTCTGGTGGCGAACATCGTGATGGGCCCCATGGGCATCTTCCTGGGCCGTTCCCTGTCCAAGCTGATCTTCAAGCTGCCCAAGGAACTGCTCGGCGCCATGATTTCCATTCTGTGCCTGACCGGCTCCTACGCCGTGGGCAACAGTGTCTTCTGCGTATGGGTGGCCCTTGCCTTCGGCGTTCTGGGCTACCTGTTCAACAAGTTCAACCTGCCGCATTCCCCGCTGATCCTGGCCATCGTGCTCGGCGCCATGATGGAACGCGGACTGTACCAGAGCCTCGTGCTGTCGGACGGCTCCTACTCCATCTTCGTGGAGCGCCCCATCAGCCTGATCCTGCTCATCGGCACGGTCATGTTCATTCTGACCCCGCTCTTCAAGGCGATCATCAAGCGCAGAAAGCAGGCAGCAGGAGCGTAA